The following are from one region of the Bradyrhizobium septentrionale genome:
- a CDS encoding MaoC family dehydratase, producing MSNLTLAGLGEHVGRELGISDWVTVDQQRIDAFASCTGDHQWIHVDVERARRESPFRGPIAHGYLTLAMVAPLAMQVGIIPRDAAAGLNYGIDKVRFLAPVPSGARVRLRVVLAGIEPKDGGQVIMKTQNTLEVEGSEKPALIAETLALLIPAAGAKR from the coding sequence ATGAGCAACCTCACGCTTGCCGGCCTGGGCGAACATGTTGGACGGGAGCTCGGAATCTCCGACTGGGTCACGGTCGACCAGCAGCGCATCGACGCCTTTGCGTCCTGCACCGGCGATCACCAGTGGATTCATGTCGACGTTGAACGGGCGAGGCGCGAGAGCCCGTTCCGCGGTCCGATCGCGCATGGCTATCTGACGCTCGCGATGGTGGCGCCGCTGGCGATGCAGGTCGGCATCATCCCGCGCGACGCCGCAGCCGGGCTGAACTACGGGATCGACAAGGTCCGCTTTCTGGCGCCGGTGCCGTCCGGCGCCCGCGTGCGGCTGCGCGTCGTGCTTGCCGGCATCGAGCCGAAGGACGGCGGTCAGGTGATCATGAAGACCCAGAACACGCTGGAGGTCGAAGGCTCGGAAAAGCCCGCGCTGATCGCCGAGACGCTGGCCCTTCTGATTCCCGCGGCGGGAGCAAAGCGATGA
- a CDS encoding alpha/beta fold hydrolase — MSTENRSPDSPASDVSEAASRNTLALNPLVGIQGQDLVEGAGILFKAVINEPKVATEQWLSFVGELGSIVSGKSERAPKAGDKRFADPTWKESSLHSGLLKAYLAWGEAVNGLVDKTSLSDIDKQRAHLITEILIDAVAPTNTMLTNPAAVRKFIDTGGQSLWSGLKNYIGDLTQNRGMPSMVDMSAFKVGENLATTPGAVIFRNELLELIQYTPTTPTVRKRPLVITPPQINKYYALDLSPDKSMVRFLLESGIQVFAVSWRNPTAAHRDWGLDTYVAALDEAVDAAREISGSEDISMMGSCSGGITASAYFATLGSAAEKKIKNLVLAVCLLDPNSAEESTFGCLMTPETMRAAKASSQLRGIVDGHDLARMFAWMRPNDLIWNYWVNNYLLGNQPPAFDILYWNADTTRLPAALHGDYLDLYFSNPFVNAGRLKLNDKTIDMSKVKADSYVVAGVTDHITPWKGVYKTAQIMGEGTTFVLSNSGHLQSLINPPSNPKASFMIGPISADKPDAFMASAEKRKGSWWLDWRDWLQPRSGDEVNAPAALGSARYPTLAAAPGTYVFD; from the coding sequence ATGAGCACGGAAAATCGCAGTCCGGATTCGCCGGCGTCTGACGTCTCCGAGGCGGCGTCCAGGAATACGCTGGCGCTCAATCCACTGGTCGGCATCCAGGGGCAGGACCTCGTCGAGGGCGCCGGCATCCTGTTCAAGGCCGTCATCAACGAACCGAAGGTCGCAACCGAGCAGTGGCTGTCCTTCGTCGGCGAGCTCGGCTCCATCGTGTCCGGCAAGTCCGAGCGCGCGCCGAAGGCGGGCGACAAGCGGTTTGCCGATCCGACCTGGAAGGAGAGCTCGCTGCACTCCGGCCTGCTGAAGGCCTATCTGGCGTGGGGCGAGGCGGTCAACGGCCTGGTCGACAAGACCAGCCTCAGCGATATCGACAAGCAGCGCGCGCATCTAATCACGGAAATCCTGATTGACGCCGTCGCGCCGACCAACACGATGCTCACCAACCCGGCGGCGGTCCGCAAGTTCATCGACACCGGCGGACAAAGCCTGTGGTCCGGCCTGAAGAACTACATCGGCGATCTGACGCAGAATCGCGGCATGCCGTCGATGGTGGACATGAGCGCCTTCAAGGTCGGCGAGAACCTCGCGACCACCCCGGGCGCGGTGATCTTCCGCAACGAGCTGCTCGAATTGATCCAGTACACGCCGACGACGCCGACGGTCAGGAAGCGGCCGCTGGTGATCACGCCGCCGCAGATCAACAAGTACTACGCGCTCGACCTCTCGCCGGACAAGAGCATGGTGCGCTTCCTGCTAGAGAGCGGCATCCAGGTGTTTGCGGTGAGCTGGCGCAACCCGACGGCGGCGCACCGGGACTGGGGGCTCGACACCTATGTCGCCGCGCTGGACGAGGCCGTCGACGCAGCGCGCGAGATTTCCGGCAGCGAGGACATCTCGATGATGGGGTCCTGCTCCGGCGGCATCACCGCGTCAGCCTATTTCGCGACGCTCGGCAGCGCCGCCGAGAAGAAGATCAAGAACCTGGTGCTGGCGGTCTGCCTGCTCGACCCCAACTCGGCCGAGGAGAGCACGTTCGGCTGCCTGATGACGCCTGAGACCATGCGCGCGGCCAAGGCCTCGTCGCAGCTGCGCGGCATCGTCGACGGCCATGACCTGGCGCGGATGTTTGCCTGGATGCGGCCCAACGATTTGATCTGGAATTACTGGGTCAACAATTATCTGCTCGGCAACCAGCCACCGGCGTTCGACATCCTGTACTGGAACGCCGACACGACCCGCCTGCCGGCGGCGCTGCATGGCGACTATCTCGATCTCTATTTCTCCAACCCGTTCGTCAACGCCGGCAGGCTTAAGCTCAACGACAAGACCATCGACATGAGCAAGGTCAAGGCCGACAGCTACGTCGTCGCAGGGGTGACCGACCACATCACGCCGTGGAAGGGCGTCTACAAGACCGCGCAGATCATGGGCGAGGGCACCACCTTCGTGTTGTCGAACAGCGGACACCTGCAGAGCCTGATCAATCCGCCGAGCAATCCGAAGGCGTCCTTCATGATCGGGCCGATCTCCGCGGACAAGCCCGATGCGTTCATGGCTTCGGCCGAAAAGCGCAAGGGGAGCTGGTGGCTCGACTGGCGCGACTGGCTGCAGCCGCGCTCGGGCGACGAGGTCAATGCGCCGGCCGCGCTCGGCAGCGCGCGCTATCCGACCCTTGCTGCAGCACCAGGAACCTACGTCTTTGACTGA
- the phaZ gene encoding poly(3-hydroxyalkanoate) depolymerase, which yields MTEDLTSADKASPAKVGPAAATQRGAIETRQITIDGQLLQVAIRHGDGGAPPLLLFNGIGANWELARPFLEALTNTTAIIFDVPGVGGSPRPAWPYRPSTLARLAADLVAELGHAEVDVAGVSWGGGIAQQFAHQFPKRCRRLVLAATAPGFTMVPASPAVLWKMATPRRYTDKGYMKTVAADIYGGAFRDDPSLIGRHAAAMHGARSMGYFYQLLAMTGWTSLPWLWSLPQPTLILMGRDDPLVPPINGQIMASLIPNAELHMIDDGHLFMVTRPKETAGLIEAFLADESRQAAASSLLSRTTSYLRDLVPTSGDGRQKS from the coding sequence TTGACTGAAGATCTCACCAGCGCCGACAAGGCAAGTCCGGCAAAGGTTGGACCAGCAGCCGCAACGCAGCGCGGCGCGATCGAGACACGGCAGATCACGATCGACGGCCAGCTGCTCCAGGTGGCGATCCGGCACGGTGACGGCGGCGCCCCGCCGCTGTTGCTGTTCAACGGGATCGGCGCCAATTGGGAGCTGGCGCGGCCGTTCCTGGAAGCGCTCACCAATACGACCGCCATCATCTTCGATGTGCCCGGGGTCGGCGGGTCGCCAAGGCCGGCATGGCCCTATCGCCCGTCAACGTTGGCGCGGCTCGCCGCCGATCTTGTCGCAGAGCTCGGCCATGCCGAGGTCGATGTCGCCGGCGTGTCGTGGGGTGGCGGAATCGCGCAGCAGTTCGCGCATCAGTTTCCAAAACGCTGCCGGCGGCTGGTGCTTGCCGCGACCGCGCCGGGTTTCACCATGGTGCCGGCAAGCCCTGCGGTGCTGTGGAAGATGGCGACGCCGCGCCGCTACACCGACAAGGGCTACATGAAGACGGTCGCCGCCGACATCTATGGCGGGGCGTTTCGCGATGACCCGTCTCTGATCGGCCGACATGCGGCCGCGATGCATGGCGCGCGCAGCATGGGTTACTTCTATCAGCTGCTCGCGATGACCGGCTGGACCAGCCTGCCCTGGCTGTGGTCGCTGCCGCAGCCGACGCTGATCCTGATGGGCCGTGACGACCCGCTGGTGCCTCCGATCAATGGCCAGATCATGGCGAGCCTGATCCCGAATGCCGAGCTGCACATGATCGACGACGGGCACCTGTTCATGGTGACGCGGCCAAAGGAAACCGCCGGCCTGATCGAGGCATTCCTGGCTGACGAGAGCCGTCAGGCCGCGGCGTCATCGCTGCTCTCGCGCACCACCAGTTACCTCAGGGATCTCGTTCCAACGTCTGGAGACGGGCGGCAAAAATCGTAA